A portion of the Algisphaera agarilytica genome contains these proteins:
- the yidD gene encoding membrane protein insertion efficiency factor YidD, which produces MVIHLGVGVYRGTLGIWLGGYCRYQPTCSQYMLDAVAKYGPWRGGWRGIKRIGRCHPWGGCGHDPA; this is translated from the coding sequence TTGGTCATCCACCTCGGGGTGGGTGTGTACCGGGGCACATTGGGGATCTGGCTGGGGGGTTACTGCCGGTACCAGCCGACGTGCAGCCAATACATGCTCGATGCGGTGGCGAAGTACGGACCCTGGCGGGGCGGTTGGCGGGGGATCAAACGCATCGGGCGCTGCCACCCCTGGGGCGGCTGCGGACACGACCCGGCCTGA
- a CDS encoding methyltransferase domain-containing protein, with product MSIVKSLVKPVGRNVRDLMLICGVGPKLDEQDRRVLDETIFPYLVGREDLKRVLFVGCHWYTWHYKKTFADKDFWTLEIDPARKRYGAKQHIVDSVEHVDQHFEANSLDAVLMLGVMGWGLDDPEVANRSVENIHRCLRPDGVLINSWDDVPEHRPFPIAELPAFGRFAPWPFPPFVAARFVCEEQDLQHTFDFYTATK from the coding sequence ATGTCGATCGTGAAATCGCTGGTCAAGCCGGTCGGCCGAAACGTCCGCGACCTGATGCTGATCTGTGGCGTGGGCCCCAAGCTCGACGAGCAGGACCGGCGGGTTCTGGATGAAACGATCTTCCCCTACCTGGTCGGCCGGGAGGACCTCAAGCGGGTGCTGTTTGTCGGCTGCCACTGGTACACCTGGCACTACAAAAAAACCTTCGCCGACAAAGACTTCTGGACCCTCGAGATCGACCCGGCCCGCAAGCGTTACGGCGCGAAACAACACATCGTGGATTCGGTCGAACACGTCGACCAACACTTCGAGGCGAACAGCCTCGACGCGGTCCTGATGCTCGGGGTCATGGGGTGGGGCCTCGACGATCCCGAGGTCGCCAACCGATCGGTCGAGAACATCCACCGCTGCCTCCGCCCGGACGGTGTGCTGATCAACAGCTGGGACGATGTGCCCGAGCATCGGCCGTTCCCGATCGCCGAGCTCCCGGCGTTTGGACGGTTCGCCCCGTGGCCCTTCCCGCCGTTCGTGGCAGCGCGGTTCGTCTGCGAGGAGCAAGACCTGCAACACACGTTTGATTTCTACACCGCGACGAAATGA